The following are from one region of the Pelagibius sp. CAU 1746 genome:
- a CDS encoding LL-diaminopimelate aminotransferase yields the protein MTQEFHRIKRLPPYVFAEVNALKSKARAAGEDIIDFGMGNPDQPPPQHVIDKLAETLADPRAHRYSTSRGIPGLRKALCAYYQRRFGVDLDPEREAIVTLGSKEGLANLAQAITSPGDIILAPNPSYPIHAFGFIIAGAAIRSIPVGPEFDFMEQLERAMRHSVPKPSALVLNYPSNPTAEVVDLEFYSTVVDFCRENGIYVISDLAYAEVYFEGEPPPSILQVPGAKDIAVEFTSLSKTYSMPGWRIGFCAGNPDLIAALARVKSYLDYGAFTPIQVAATAALNGPQECIDEMRARYRSRRDVLVNGLEAAGWPIPSPPATMFCWAPLPPALREMGSLEFSKLLLEEAQVAVAPGIGFGEYGEGFVRLGLVENEHRTRQAVRNIKAFLKSLGVNDQGAKVRNIAS from the coding sequence ATGACTCAGGAATTCCACCGCATAAAGCGCCTGCCGCCTTATGTCTTCGCCGAAGTGAACGCCTTGAAATCCAAGGCACGCGCGGCCGGCGAGGACATCATCGACTTCGGCATGGGCAACCCCGATCAGCCGCCGCCGCAGCACGTCATCGACAAGCTGGCGGAGACCTTGGCCGATCCACGGGCGCACCGCTATTCCACCTCCCGCGGCATTCCCGGCCTGCGCAAGGCGCTCTGCGCCTATTATCAGCGCCGTTTCGGCGTCGACCTGGATCCGGAGCGAGAGGCCATCGTCACGCTGGGATCGAAAGAGGGCCTGGCCAACCTGGCCCAAGCCATCACCAGCCCCGGCGACATCATCCTGGCGCCTAACCCCAGCTATCCGATCCACGCCTTCGGCTTCATCATCGCCGGGGCGGCGATCCGCAGCATTCCGGTCGGGCCCGAGTTCGACTTCATGGAGCAGCTCGAGCGGGCGATGCGGCATTCGGTGCCCAAGCCCTCGGCTCTAGTCTTAAACTATCCTTCCAATCCGACGGCTGAAGTTGTTGATTTGGAATTCTATTCCACGGTTGTGGATTTCTGCCGGGAAAACGGGATCTACGTAATTTCCGACCTCGCTTACGCAGAGGTCTATTTCGAGGGCGAGCCGCCACCCTCGATTCTGCAGGTGCCCGGCGCCAAGGACATCGCCGTCGAGTTCACCTCGCTCAGCAAGACCTATTCGATGCCGGGTTGGCGTATCGGGTTTTGCGCCGGCAACCCGGATCTCATCGCCGCCCTGGCGCGCGTGAAGTCCTACCTCGACTATGGTGCCTTTACACCGATTCAGGTGGCCGCGACCGCGGCCCTCAACGGCCCGCAGGAGTGCATCGACGAAATGCGGGCGCGCTACCGCTCGCGCCGCGATGTGCTGGTGAACGGCCTGGAGGCCGCCGGCTGGCCGATCCCCAGCCCGCCGGCGACGATGTTCTGCTGGGCGCCGCTGCCGCCGGCCCTGCGCGAGATGGGGTCGTTGGAGTTCTCCAAGCTGCTGCTGGAGGAAGCCCAGGTGGCTGTGGCCCCCGGCATCGGCTTCGGGGAGTATGGTGAGGGCTTCGTGCGCCTGGGACTGGTGGAGAACGAGCACCGCACCCGGCAGGCGGTGCGCAACATCAAGGCATTTCTAAAGTCGCTGGGCGTTAACGACCAGGGCGCAAAGGTTCGGAATATCGCCTCTTGA
- a CDS encoding homoserine dehydrogenase — MSKPLRIAVAGLGTVGAGTLRLLQNNGAAIAARAGRSIQVTAVSARDRGRDRGVDLSGMAWFDDPVALARDAEADVVVELIGGSEGPAKVMVETALQTGRHVVTANKALLAHHGTSLAALSESVGRTIGYEAAVAGGIPIIKGLREGLAGNSISRVYGILNGTCNYILTQMQGESAGGGNPPAGRDFETVLAEAQRLGYAEADPSFDVDGIDTAHKLAILTALAFGCEVDFEAVHVEGIRNVSALDVAYADELGYRIKLLGVARQLNGAIEQRVHPCMVAKELPIASVSGVFNAVVADGDFVDTTMYEGRGAGAGPTASAVVADLIDIARGTTLPVFGIPATELTRRPNLPMAEHCCPFYLRLLVIDQPGVIADVAAALRDEDISMESMIQRGRAEGEGQAVPVIIMTHETEEAHIQRAMARIAELEAVVEQPRLIRIVDL, encoded by the coding sequence TTGAGTAAACCTCTTCGCATAGCTGTGGCCGGGCTTGGGACGGTCGGAGCGGGCACTTTGCGCCTGCTCCAGAACAATGGCGCCGCGATTGCCGCGCGCGCCGGACGCTCCATTCAGGTGACGGCGGTCTCGGCGCGCGACCGTGGCCGCGACCGCGGCGTCGACCTTTCCGGCATGGCGTGGTTCGACGATCCCGTCGCGCTTGCCCGCGATGCGGAGGCCGATGTGGTGGTGGAACTGATCGGCGGCTCCGAAGGCCCGGCCAAAGTCATGGTCGAGACGGCGCTGCAAACCGGCCGCCATGTGGTGACCGCCAACAAGGCGCTGTTGGCCCACCACGGCACCTCCCTGGCGGCGCTGTCGGAGTCCGTCGGGCGCACGATCGGCTACGAGGCGGCGGTGGCCGGCGGCATCCCGATCATCAAGGGGCTGCGCGAGGGGCTTGCGGGAAACAGCATCAGCCGCGTCTATGGCATCCTCAACGGTACCTGCAATTACATCCTGACCCAGATGCAAGGCGAGAGCGCGGGGGGCGGCAATCCGCCGGCCGGCCGGGACTTCGAGACCGTGCTGGCCGAGGCTCAGCGCCTGGGCTATGCCGAGGCCGATCCCAGTTTCGACGTCGACGGCATCGACACCGCGCATAAGCTGGCCATCCTCACCGCGCTGGCCTTCGGCTGCGAGGTCGACTTCGAGGCCGTGCACGTGGAAGGCATCCGCAACGTTTCCGCCCTGGATGTCGCCTATGCCGACGAACTGGGCTATCGCATCAAGCTGCTGGGCGTTGCGCGGCAGCTCAACGGCGCCATCGAGCAGCGCGTGCATCCCTGCATGGTGGCCAAGGAATTGCCGATCGCCAGCGTCTCGGGCGTCTTCAACGCCGTGGTGGCCGACGGCGATTTCGTCGACACCACCATGTACGAAGGACGCGGCGCCGGCGCGGGGCCGACGGCCTCGGCGGTGGTTGCCGACTTGATCGACATCGCTCGCGGCACGACGCTGCCGGTCTTCGGGATTCCGGCGACCGAGCTGACGCGGCGGCCCAACTTGCCGATGGCCGAACACTGCTGTCCCTTCTATCTGCGTCTGCTGGTCATCGACCAGCCTGGCGTTATCGCCGACGTGGCCGCGGCCCTGCGCGATGAGGACATCTCCATGGAATCGATGATCCAGCGCGGCCGTGCCGAAGGGGAAGGGCAGGCGGTGCCGGTGATCATCATGACCCACGAGACCGAAGAAGCTCATATTCAGCGGGCGATGGCCCGCATTGCCGAACTGGAGGCCGTGGTCGAGCAGCCGCGGTTGATCCGGATCGTAGATCTCTAA
- a CDS encoding class I poly(R)-hydroxyalkanoic acid synthase, protein MPEQPPPDIKLPDPVEISKSMARIAERSQKLVAEFLSRQDPQSGTPAAMDPLNIGAAFMEMTHRMMADPAKLVQAQMTLWQDYMRLWQNTAQRMMGQEAEPVATPEHGDRRFKHPEWDENELFDFVKQSYLLTARWMQSTVKDVEGLDDKTAQKVDFYTRQFVDAMAPSNFVMTNPEVLRATLESGGENLVKGLHNLLDDLERGKGRLKIKMTDIKAFELGKNIALTPGKVVYQNDLMQLIQYEPTTKEVFKRPLLIIPPWINKFYILDLRPKNSFIRWAVEQGHTVFVVSWVNPSEQLKSKSFESYMLEGPIAALDAVEKATGEKDANVIGYCLGGTLLACTLAYMAAKKDNRFKSATFFTTMMDFTDAGELGVFIDEVQLATLEEKMKDKGYLEGADMATTFNMLRANDLIWSFVVNNYLMGKDPFPFDLLYWNSDSTRMPAAMHTFYLRNMYQENKLVQPGGISLKGVKIDLSKVKLPACLISTREDHIAPWKATYSATQLLGGPVHFILAGSGHIAGVVNPPEAKKYGYWTNAKNPADAEDWHNSATAHEGSWWPEWQKWISTFAGDKVPARQPGDGGLKVIEDAPGSYVKVQVQD, encoded by the coding sequence ATGCCGGAGCAACCGCCCCCCGACATCAAACTACCCGATCCTGTCGAAATCTCGAAATCCATGGCCCGCATCGCCGAGCGGAGCCAGAAGCTGGTGGCCGAGTTCCTGTCCCGCCAAGACCCCCAAAGCGGCACCCCCGCGGCCATGGACCCGCTCAACATCGGCGCCGCCTTCATGGAAATGACCCACCGGATGATGGCCGACCCGGCCAAGCTGGTGCAGGCGCAGATGACCCTTTGGCAGGACTACATGCGCCTGTGGCAGAACACGGCCCAGCGCATGATGGGCCAGGAGGCGGAGCCGGTGGCGACGCCGGAGCACGGCGACCGGCGCTTCAAGCACCCTGAATGGGACGAGAACGAACTCTTCGACTTCGTCAAGCAGTCCTACCTGCTGACGGCCCGCTGGATGCAGTCGACGGTGAAGGACGTCGAGGGTTTGGACGACAAGACCGCGCAGAAAGTGGACTTCTACACCCGGCAGTTCGTCGACGCCATGGCACCTTCCAACTTCGTCATGACCAACCCGGAAGTGCTGCGCGCGACCCTGGAGTCCGGCGGCGAGAATCTGGTGAAAGGCCTGCACAACCTGCTCGACGACCTTGAACGCGGCAAAGGCCGCCTCAAGATCAAGATGACCGACATCAAAGCTTTCGAGCTGGGCAAGAACATCGCGTTGACCCCCGGCAAGGTCGTCTACCAGAACGACCTGATGCAGCTCATTCAGTACGAGCCGACGACGAAAGAGGTCTTCAAGCGGCCGCTGCTGATCATTCCGCCCTGGATCAACAAGTTCTACATTCTGGATCTACGGCCGAAGAACTCCTTCATCCGCTGGGCCGTCGAACAGGGTCACACGGTTTTCGTCGTCTCCTGGGTCAATCCCAGCGAGCAACTGAAATCCAAGAGCTTCGAGAGCTACATGCTCGAAGGGCCGATAGCCGCGCTGGACGCTGTCGAAAAGGCGACCGGCGAGAAGGATGCCAACGTCATCGGCTATTGCCTGGGCGGCACGCTGCTGGCCTGCACCCTGGCCTACATGGCCGCCAAGAAGGACAACCGCTTCAAGTCGGCCACTTTCTTCACCACCATGATGGACTTCACGGATGCCGGCGAACTGGGCGTCTTTATCGACGAGGTGCAGCTCGCCACCCTGGAAGAGAAGATGAAGGACAAGGGCTATCTGGAAGGCGCCGACATGGCGACGACCTTCAACATGCTGCGCGCCAACGACCTGATCTGGTCCTTCGTGGTCAACAACTACCTCATGGGCAAGGACCCCTTCCCCTTCGACCTGCTGTACTGGAATTCGGACTCGACGCGCATGCCGGCGGCCATGCACACCTTCTACCTGCGCAACATGTACCAGGAGAACAAGCTGGTGCAGCCGGGCGGCATCAGCCTCAAAGGCGTGAAGATCGACCTGTCGAAGGTGAAGCTGCCGGCCTGCCTGATTTCCACCCGCGAAGATCACATCGCCCCCTGGAAGGCCACCTATTCGGCCACGCAGTTGCTGGGCGGCCCGGTCCATTTCATCCTCGCCGGTTCCGGCCACATCGCAGGCGTGGTCAATCCGCCGGAAGCCAAGAAGTACGGCTACTGGACCAACGCCAAGAACCCGGCGGACGCCGAGGACTGGCACAATAGCGCTACAGCGCATGAAGGCTCCTGGTGGCCGGAATGGCAGAAGTGGATTTCCACGTTCGCCGGTGACAAGGTACCCGCCCGCCAGCCCGGCGACGGTGGCTTGAAGGTCATCGAAGACGCGCCCGGCAGCTACGTCAAGGTGCAGGTGCAAGACTAG
- a CDS encoding OmpA family protein: MTYKQEANARGARWLPAAAALAAVLVLSGCAAVKDATRSPDEAAAAQPQRVAAEGSQEEFPKLSEVPKAPQPYLAPEEREKVLAQMMEDHRQATFSEPAPLTTAAPPAAGGTSVIISGNEIVSREQVAGLPLQTSAGGQLAAIIFFGHGSSELDGRDRSILQDLAALQRQRGGHLRVVGHASSRTQNTTPDEHQIANFDMSLARAESVAEELLALGVPPDAVSAEALGDAEPVYHEFMPSGEAGNRRVEIFLEN, translated from the coding sequence ATGACATACAAGCAGGAGGCGAACGCGCGGGGTGCCCGCTGGCTGCCGGCTGCGGCGGCCTTGGCGGCGGTTCTGGTCCTGTCGGGCTGCGCGGCGGTCAAGGATGCGACGCGCTCTCCCGACGAGGCCGCGGCGGCACAGCCGCAGCGGGTGGCGGCGGAAGGATCACAGGAAGAGTTTCCCAAATTGTCCGAGGTCCCCAAAGCGCCGCAGCCGTACCTGGCGCCTGAGGAGCGGGAGAAGGTCCTGGCTCAGATGATGGAGGATCACCGGCAGGCGACCTTCTCCGAGCCGGCGCCCTTGACCACCGCGGCGCCGCCGGCCGCCGGCGGGACCAGCGTCATCATCAGCGGCAACGAAATCGTCAGCCGGGAGCAGGTGGCGGGGCTGCCGCTGCAGACCTCGGCCGGCGGGCAGTTGGCCGCCATTATCTTCTTCGGCCACGGTTCCTCCGAGCTGGATGGCCGCGACCGCAGCATCCTCCAGGACCTGGCCGCGCTGCAGCGGCAGCGTGGAGGCCATCTGCGGGTGGTGGGGCACGCCAGCAGCCGCACCCAGAACACCACCCCGGACGAGCACCAGATCGCCAACTTCGACATGTCGTTGGCGCGGGCGGAATCGGTTGCCGAGGAACTGCTCGCCCTGGGTGTGCCTCCCGATGCGGTGAGCGCCGAGGCCCTGGGCGATGCGGAGCCGGTCTATCACGAGTTCATGCCCTCAGGCGAGGCGGGCAACCGGCGGGTCGAAATCTTCCTGGAAAACTAG